Proteins co-encoded in one Camelus bactrianus isolate YW-2024 breed Bactrian camel chromosome 6, ASM4877302v1, whole genome shotgun sequence genomic window:
- the ITPKA gene encoding inositol-trisphosphate 3-kinase A isoform X2: MTLPGGPTGMARPGGGGPCSPGLERAPRRSVGELRLLFEARCAAVAAAAAAGQPRARGAKRRGGQVPNGLPRAPPAPVIPRLTVTAEEPDVPPASPGPPEPEGVCLPAVGSSHLQQPRRLSTSSLSSTGSSSLPEDSEDDLLSDSESRSRGNVQLEAGEDAGQKSHWQKIRTMVNLPVMSPFKKRYAWVQLAGHTGSFKAAGTSGLILKRSSESERYCLARLMADALRGCVPAFHGVVERDGESYLQLQDLLDGFDGPCVLDCKMGVRTYLEEELTKARERPKLRKDMYKKMLAVDPTAPTEEEHAQRAVTKPRYMQWREGISSSTTLGFRIEGIKKADGSCSTDFKTTRSREQVIRVFEEFVQGDAEVLRRYLNRLQQIRDTLEVSEFFRKHEVIGSSLLFVHDHCHRAGVWLIDFGKTTPLPDGQTLDHRRPWEEGNREDGYLLGLDNLIGILATLAER, from the exons ATGACCCTGCCCGGGGGCCCGACGGGCATGGCGCGACCGGGAGGCGGGggcccctgcagccctgggctGGAGCGGGCCCCGCGGCGGAGTGTTGGGGAGCTGCGTCTCCTCTTTGAGGCGCGCTGCGCCGCGgtcgctgccgccgccgccgcagggCAGCCCCGGGCCCGCGGGGCCAAGCGCCGAGGGGGACAGGTCCCTAATGGGCTCCCGCGGGCTCCCCCTGCCCCAGTGATCCCGCGGCTGACTGTGACGGCCGAGGAGCCGGACGTGCCCCCGGCCAGCCCAGGGCCGCCCGAGCCGGAGGGTGTCTGTCTCCCGGCCGTGGGCTCGTCGCACCTGCAGCAGCCGCGCCGCCTCTCCACGTCGTCGCTCTCCTCCACTGGGTCCTCGTCGCTGCCCGAAGACTCGGAGGACGATCTTTTGAGCGACAGCGAGAGCCGGAGCCGCGGCAACGTGCAGCTGGAAGCGGGCGAGGACGCGGGTCAG AAAAGCCACTGGCAGAAGATCCGGACCATGGTGAATCTGCCGGTCATGAGTCCTTTCAAGAAGCGCTATGCCTGGGTGCAGCTGGCGGGGCACACGG GGAGTTTCAAGGCGGCCGGCACCAGCGGGCTAATCCTGAAGCGCAGCTCAGAGTCGGAGCGCTACTGCCTGGCGCGGCTCATGGCAGACGCGCTGCGCGGCTGCGTGCCCGCCTTCCACGGTGTGGTGGAGCGCGATGGCGAGAGCTACCTGCAGTTGCAGGACCTGCTCGACGGCTTCGATGGGCCCTGCGTGCTTGACTGCAAGATGGGCGTTAG GACTTACCTGGAAGAGGAGCTGACCAAAGCCCGCGAGCGGCCCAAGCTACGGAAGGACATGTACAAGAAGATGCTGGCCGTAGACCCTACGGCACCTACCGAAGAGGAGCACGCGCAGCGCGCTGTCACCAAGCCGCGCTACATGCAGTGGCGAGAAGGCATCAGCTCCAGCACCACGCTCGGCTTCCGCATCGAGGGCATCAAG AAAGCCGACGGCTCCTGCAGCACCGACTTCAAGACCACGCGAAGCCGGGAGCAGGTGATTCGTGTCTTCGAGGAGTTTGTGCAAGGGGATGCAGAAGTGCTG AGGAGGTATTTGAACCGTCTGCAGCAGATCCGGGACACCCTGGAGGTCTCTGAGTTCTTTCGGAAGCACGAG GTGATCGGCAGCTCGCTCCTCTTCGTGCATGATCACTGCCATCGCGCCGGCGTATGGCTCATCGACTTTGGCAagaccacgcccctccctgacgGCCAGACTCTGGACCACCGgcggccctgggaggagggcaaCCGAGAGGACGGCTACTTGCTGGGGCTGGACAATCTCATTGGCATCCTGGCTACCCTGGCAGAGAGATGA
- the ITPKA gene encoding inositol-trisphosphate 3-kinase A isoform X1, whose amino-acid sequence MTLPGGPTGMARPGGGGPCSPGLERAPRRSVGELRLLFEARCAAVAAAAAAGQPRARGAKRRGGQVPNGLPRAPPAPVIPRLTVTAEEPDVPPASPGPPEPEGVCLPAVGSSHLQQPRRLSTSSLSSTGSSSLPEDSEDDLLSDSESRSRGNVQLEAGEDAGQNTEEPAICHLHVLVSGSSTETHHKLSKSHWQKIRTMVNLPVMSPFKKRYAWVQLAGHTGSFKAAGTSGLILKRSSESERYCLARLMADALRGCVPAFHGVVERDGESYLQLQDLLDGFDGPCVLDCKMGVRTYLEEELTKARERPKLRKDMYKKMLAVDPTAPTEEEHAQRAVTKPRYMQWREGISSSTTLGFRIEGIKKADGSCSTDFKTTRSREQVIRVFEEFVQGDAEVLRRYLNRLQQIRDTLEVSEFFRKHEVIGSSLLFVHDHCHRAGVWLIDFGKTTPLPDGQTLDHRRPWEEGNREDGYLLGLDNLIGILATLAER is encoded by the exons ATGACCCTGCCCGGGGGCCCGACGGGCATGGCGCGACCGGGAGGCGGGggcccctgcagccctgggctGGAGCGGGCCCCGCGGCGGAGTGTTGGGGAGCTGCGTCTCCTCTTTGAGGCGCGCTGCGCCGCGgtcgctgccgccgccgccgcagggCAGCCCCGGGCCCGCGGGGCCAAGCGCCGAGGGGGACAGGTCCCTAATGGGCTCCCGCGGGCTCCCCCTGCCCCAGTGATCCCGCGGCTGACTGTGACGGCCGAGGAGCCGGACGTGCCCCCGGCCAGCCCAGGGCCGCCCGAGCCGGAGGGTGTCTGTCTCCCGGCCGTGGGCTCGTCGCACCTGCAGCAGCCGCGCCGCCTCTCCACGTCGTCGCTCTCCTCCACTGGGTCCTCGTCGCTGCCCGAAGACTCGGAGGACGATCTTTTGAGCGACAGCGAGAGCCGGAGCCGCGGCAACGTGCAGCTGGAAGCGGGCGAGGACGCGGGTCAG AACACTGAAGAGCCGGCTATCTGTCACCTCCATGTGCTTGTCTCAGGGTCCTCCACAGAGACTCACCATAAACTTTCC AAAAGCCACTGGCAGAAGATCCGGACCATGGTGAATCTGCCGGTCATGAGTCCTTTCAAGAAGCGCTATGCCTGGGTGCAGCTGGCGGGGCACACGG GGAGTTTCAAGGCGGCCGGCACCAGCGGGCTAATCCTGAAGCGCAGCTCAGAGTCGGAGCGCTACTGCCTGGCGCGGCTCATGGCAGACGCGCTGCGCGGCTGCGTGCCCGCCTTCCACGGTGTGGTGGAGCGCGATGGCGAGAGCTACCTGCAGTTGCAGGACCTGCTCGACGGCTTCGATGGGCCCTGCGTGCTTGACTGCAAGATGGGCGTTAG GACTTACCTGGAAGAGGAGCTGACCAAAGCCCGCGAGCGGCCCAAGCTACGGAAGGACATGTACAAGAAGATGCTGGCCGTAGACCCTACGGCACCTACCGAAGAGGAGCACGCGCAGCGCGCTGTCACCAAGCCGCGCTACATGCAGTGGCGAGAAGGCATCAGCTCCAGCACCACGCTCGGCTTCCGCATCGAGGGCATCAAG AAAGCCGACGGCTCCTGCAGCACCGACTTCAAGACCACGCGAAGCCGGGAGCAGGTGATTCGTGTCTTCGAGGAGTTTGTGCAAGGGGATGCAGAAGTGCTG AGGAGGTATTTGAACCGTCTGCAGCAGATCCGGGACACCCTGGAGGTCTCTGAGTTCTTTCGGAAGCACGAG GTGATCGGCAGCTCGCTCCTCTTCGTGCATGATCACTGCCATCGCGCCGGCGTATGGCTCATCGACTTTGGCAagaccacgcccctccctgacgGCCAGACTCTGGACCACCGgcggccctgggaggagggcaaCCGAGAGGACGGCTACTTGCTGGGGCTGGACAATCTCATTGGCATCCTGGCTACCCTGGCAGAGAGATGA
- the LTK gene encoding LOW QUALITY PROTEIN: leukocyte tyrosine kinase receptor (The sequence of the model RefSeq protein was modified relative to this genomic sequence to represent the inferred CDS: inserted 2 bases in 1 codon; deleted 3 bases in 2 codons): MSESPLPTLLSPCHLSSTILCSSLGSQAPFLPSSPLPLLAPSCWDPNITTPPSGFEPASLIPPGELGVPSSHFLLSPWQTLRLGQVPMTLSFLPTPRHRGTLAVHTNTVSPGLPCSSLVGTVGSVRASGLLKGLQLQPVLAPPVFITMDSSSGFDYPFFQQNLGNASPKSINPSKINVSSNFMVCIPSLPIPSKSTTSSKSLSYELLQLPLSSTSALSRRPQDQSSGAGNSAPAFCRVSAYGAAGGKGAKNHLSRAHGVFVSAVLPLGRWEPLYIFVGQQREEPARSTRSLGRGQLKRPRARAGWREGAPRGSGLSTARGGSRASLIPPLRDSSEAHAATHGTEGVQGHAAGGGGATYVFRLWAGELEPLGAEARGGGPAYVRRQDGGRTQAAPEKLENRPVAPGSSGRGGAAGGGGSWTSRAASPQAGRSLLEARATLDWPQPEASGAAAAATRSIESHREEEIQLYLNGSHCLLKICXELQVAKCMCPEGMELVSDNITCMGPLILMVAVVVILTLSLFMVCGVLIWGIKYPASMAHFSNELMGFCGVLEADMAELKTPSPSRAVVDPTGVLRIEATGAA, from the exons ATGAGTGAGAG CCCCCTACCAACCCTACTGTCACCCTGTCACCTTTCAAGCACCATTCTCTGCTCCAGCTTGGGGTCCCAGGCACCTTTTCTGCCTTCCTCGCCCTTGCCGCTGCTAGCTCCAAGCTGCTGGGACCCAAACATCACCACTCCACCTAGTGGCTTTGAGCCAGCCTCTCTCATTCCCCCAGGTGAACTCGGCGTTCCTTCCTCCCACTTCCTCCTGTCACCATGGCAGACCCTTAGGCTGGGGCAGGTGCCCATgaccctttccttcctccctactCCCAGGCACAGAGGAACATTGGCT GTCCACACAAACACAGTGTCACCGGGACTACCCTGCAGTAGCTTGGTGGGGACAGTGGGGTCAGTGAGGGCTTCAGGGCTTCTGAAGGGCCTGCAGTTGCAGCCGGTGCTGGCCCCGCCAGTATTCATAA CGATGGATAGCTCTAGTGGCTTTGACTATCCCTTCTTCCAGCAGAACCTGGGGAACG CCTCCCCCAAATCCATTAACCCTTCTAAAATAAATGTAAGCTCTAATTTTATGGTATGCATACCTAGTCTCCCCATTCCTTCAAAATCGACTACGTCCTCTAAATCCCTCAGTTACGAACTTCTGCAGCTGCCTCTGTCATCAACCTCTGCCCTAAGCAGGCGGCCCCAGGACCAAAGTTCAGGGGCGGGGAACTCAGCGCCTGCTTTCTGCAGGGTCTCAGCCTATGGAGCCGCGGGAGGCAAAGGTGCCAAGAACCACCTGTCGCGGGCGCATGGAGTTTTCGTCTCTGCCGTCCTCCCCCTTGGTCGCTGGGAGCCGCTGTACATCTTCGTGGGGCAGCAGAGAGAGGAGCCTGCCCGAAGTACGCGGAGCC TGGGAAGAGGACAACTCAAGCGCCCCAGGGCGAGGGCTGGGTGGAGAGAAGGCGCTCCTCGCGGTTCAGGCCTCAGCACTGCAAGGGGAGGGTCCCGCGCCTCACTGATTCCGCCTCTGAGGGACTCCTCGGAGGCGCACGCGGCGACGCATGGGACCGAAGGAGTCCAGGGTCACGCCGCTGGTGGCGGGGGCGCCACCTACGTCTTTCGG CTGTGGGCCGGCGAGCTGGAGCCGCTGGGGGCGGAGGCCAGAGGAGGCGGTCCCGCCTACGTCAGGCGGCAGGACGGAGGCCGGACTCAGGCCGCCCCCGAGAAACTGGAAAACCGCCCGGTGGCGCCCGGGAGCAGCGGGAGAGGCGGGGCGGCAG GTGGAGGGGGGAGCTGGACGTCGCGG GCCGCATCTCCGCAGGCGGGCCGCTCACTACTGGAGGCTCGGGCTACGCTTGACTGGCCGCAGCCGGAGGCttcgggggcggcggcggccgctACCAGG TCAATCGAGAGCCACAGAGAGGAGGAAATTCAACTATACCTCAATGGCAGTCATTGCCTTTTGAAAATCTG AGAGCTCCAGGTGGCCAAGTGCATGTGCCCAGAGGGCATGGAACTAGTTTCGGATAACATCACATGCATGG GTCCTCTGATTCTGATGGTGGCTGTGGTGGTGATCTTGACACTGAGCCTCTTTATGGTGTGTGGGGTCCTGATTTGGGGTATAAAATATCCAGCTAGCATGGCTCACTTCTCCAATGAGCTGATGGGCTTCTGTGGGGTCCTAGAGGCAGACATGGCTGAATTAAAGACCCCTTCTCCCAGCAGAGCAGTGGTGGACCCCACTGGGGTTCTAAGAATAGAAGCAACTGGGGCGGCCTGA